GTACGTGCCCGCGGGGACGGTCGCCGTCTTCTTCTTCGCCCAGCCCGCGGTCGGGTCCGCGCTCGGAGCGGCCCTGCTCGGCGAGTCGCTCGGAACCGGGTTCGTCGTCGGCGCCGCCCTGATGTCGGCCGGTATCTGGACCGTGAGCCGGGAGCGTGCGAGCCCGACCGACGAGGCGGTCGACACGGCCGCGGAGTGACCGACCTCACGCCGCCCGCTTCTCTAACTCGCCGGTGAGGGCCGTGGCGTCGAACTCGTGGTCGGGGCGTATCGCGACGAAGTCGAGGAACCGCCGGGCGGCCAGAATCTCGTCGGTCGAGTAGCTGTCGAGGGCGGCGTTGACAGCCCCTTGCGCGCCGATCAACGGTTCCAGCGCGGCGAGCGCGCTCGCGAGGTCGTACGAGCGGGCCGACTCGCGACCCGCCTCGCTCACGTTCGTCGCGTCGATGACGTAGAGGTCGCCGTCGCGCACGAGGACGTTCTCCGCGCGCAGGTCGCCGTGGGCGAGGCCCGCGTCGTGAATCGTCCGGAGCGTCTCGAACAGCCGCGGCGCGAGGGACTCGACGGTGTCGGGGTCGAGGTCGCCGAGCGTCCGGAACTCGGGGAGGTACTCCAACACGACGACGCCGAGGTCGCCGACCTCGAACGCCTCGATCGGTTCGGGGGCTTTGACCCCGATTTCGCGGACCTTCTCTGTCGCTTCCAACTCGTGGCGCGCCATCTCGTAGGGCGTCTCGTACCGCTCGAAGAACCCCTCGGTGCCGGCCGAAAAAGCGCCGAGGTTCCGCCCGGTGGTAAACAGCGCGTGCACGAGGGTGTTCTGTCGGGTGATCACCTTCACGAACAGGTCGTCGTCGACGACCATCGGCGTGGAGAGCCAGTTGTCGGCGTCGAGGAAGCGAACGCGCATTCCGTCGCGGTCGTAGCGGTCGGCCAACTCGCGGACGACCCGCTCGATGTCGGGCCAGTCGACCCGACCGCGCACGATCCGACGGAACTCCATACCCCCTCCGAAGTGGTCGCGACTCATAAATGGTCACCTCGGAACCGCAGGCTCGGTCGCGACGAGCGTCCTGGCTCCTTCTCACCGTCTCCCGCCGAATCGATAATGGTCGTTCGTATTGTTTATGCCCTCGCGTCGCAATTCTTGCCCATGGACTTCGAGCTGCCCGCAGAACACCGCATGATACGCGACACCGTTCGCGAGTTCTGCGAGGAGGAGATCCGACCGATCGCCCAGGAGATAGAGGACGAACACCGGTTCCCGGACGAGGTGTTCGCCGACCTGAACGACCTCGACATGATGGGCGTCCCGGTGAGCGAGGAGTACGGCGGACTCGGCGGCGACCAGCTCATGTACGCCCTCGTCACCGAGGAACTCGGACGCGTCTCCGGGGGTATCGGGCTCTCCTTCGCCGCTCACACCTCGCTCGGCGCGAAGCCGATCGAACTGTTCGGCACCCAAGAACAGAAGGAGACGTGGCTCCGCCCGCTCGCCGAGGGCGGCGAACTCGGAGCGTGGGCGCTCACGGAGCCGGGAAGCGGCTCTGACGCCTCCGACATGGACACGACCGCCGACTACGACGCCGACGCCGACGAGTACGTGTTGAACGGCACGAAGCAGTTCATCACGAACGC
This genomic window from Halorubrum sp. PV6 contains:
- a CDS encoding RIO1 family regulatory kinase/ATPase, whose product is MEFRRIVRGRVDWPDIERVVRELADRYDRDGMRVRFLDADNWLSTPMVVDDDLFVKVITRQNTLVHALFTTGRNLGAFSAGTEGFFERYETPYEMARHELEATEKVREIGVKAPEPIEAFEVGDLGVVVLEYLPEFRTLGDLDPDTVESLAPRLFETLRTIHDAGLAHGDLRAENVLVRDGDLYVIDATNVSEAGRESARSYDLASALAALEPLIGAQGAVNAALDSYSTDEILAARRFLDFVAIRPDHEFDATALTGELEKRAA